The Streptomyces sp. NBC_01197 genome window below encodes:
- a CDS encoding MarR family winged helix-turn-helix transcriptional regulator, which translates to MAEDIVAGVIRQWEQVLPGLDTGPMAVIGRLNRCSALLQQAADAPLRREGLSRPEFDVLGTLRRVDRELTPGRIARETFASGAAVTKRVRQLEERGLVARRPDDRDRRVSHLSLTEEGRTLLDRLLPVQLRYEAALLDGIDARGRDELSDSLSELLVLLEGRLGSLVE; encoded by the coding sequence ATGGCCGAGGACATCGTCGCGGGGGTGATCCGGCAATGGGAGCAGGTGCTGCCCGGGCTCGACACCGGCCCGATGGCGGTGATCGGACGGCTCAACCGCTGCTCCGCACTGCTGCAGCAGGCCGCCGACGCACCGCTCCGCCGGGAGGGACTCTCCCGGCCGGAGTTCGACGTACTCGGCACTCTGCGCCGGGTGGACCGTGAGCTCACGCCGGGCCGGATCGCCCGCGAGACCTTCGCGTCGGGGGCCGCGGTGACCAAGCGCGTACGGCAGCTGGAGGAGCGCGGGCTCGTCGCCCGGCGGCCGGACGACCGCGACCGCCGCGTCTCGCACCTCTCCCTCACGGAGGAGGGCCGCACACTCCTGGACCGGCTGCTCCCGGTCCAGCTGCGGTACGAGGCGGCCCTGCTGGACGGAATCGACGCCCGGGGCCGCGACGAGCTGTCCGATTCGCTGAGCGAACTGCTGGTACTGCTCGAAGGCCGGCTGGGCAGCCTCGTGGAGTGA